The Borreliella mayonii genome has a segment encoding these proteins:
- the crr gene encoding PTS glucose transporter subunit IIA produces the protein MGFLDFFKKTATLDLIAPISGKVMSIDKVPDEAFAEKIVGDGIAILPTSNELLAPCDGKIGKIFKTNHAFSLETKEGVEIFVHFGINTLNLNGKGFTRVAEEGINVKQGEVIIRLDLEYLKEHSESVITPVVIANSDEVSSIEYSFGKLENDTEYILLSSTVLTEEIRHKISQTKPVTAGKDLVLRVKK, from the coding sequence ATGGGGTTTTTAGATTTTTTTAAAAAAACCGCTACATTGGATTTGATTGCTCCGATTAGTGGAAAAGTTATGTCAATTGATAAGGTTCCCGATGAAGCGTTTGCTGAAAAAATAGTTGGTGATGGAATTGCAATTCTTCCAACAAGCAATGAGTTGTTAGCGCCTTGTGATGGGAAAATAGGTAAAATTTTTAAAACTAATCATGCCTTTAGCCTTGAAACTAAAGAGGGTGTTGAAATTTTTGTTCATTTTGGAATTAATACCCTTAATTTAAATGGCAAAGGTTTTACAAGAGTTGCTGAAGAGGGCATTAATGTTAAACAAGGTGAAGTTATTATTAGGCTTGATCTTGAATATTTAAAAGAGCATTCAGAATCCGTTATTACTCCGGTTGTTATTGCAAATTCTGATGAAGTTTCAAGCATAGAATATTCTTTTGGAAAGCTTGAAAATGATACTGAATATATTTTGTTATCCTCAACTGTTTTGACAGAAGAAATTAGGCATAAAATATCTCAAACAAAGCCTGTTACAGCAGGCAAAGATTTAGTGTTGCGAGTTAAAAAGTAA
- the htpG gene encoding molecular chaperone HtpG has product MKKQFDTEVNDLLYLIIHSLYSHKEIFLRELVSNASDAIDKLKFLSLTNEKFKNITLEPKIEISFDDKSILIKDNGIGMDEQDLTNHLGVIAKSGTKEFINNLKQDEKKSASLIGQFGVGFYSAFIVSEKVEVTSKKALESYAYIWSSDGKTGYEIEKAKKEETGTEIKLYLNKEGLEYANKWKIQEIIKKYSNHINYPIYIKYSEPIMKDGKQEGIEEKEEKLNETTALWTKNKSEIKAEEYNEFYKNTTFDYENPLMHIHTKAEGNLEYTNLFYVPSKAPYDLYYPNTKPGVKLFINRIFITDSEGSLLPNYLRFIKGIIDCQDLPLNVSREILQQNKILSKIKSSSVKKILSELEKLSKKNSEKFSEFSKEFGRCIKEGVYSDFENREKLISLIRFKSSSVDGFVSFKEYKERMNESQKSIYYITGGKENILKENPIVTAYKEKGFEILIMDDELDEAILNLIPEYEGLKLKAINKNETSNELKDENFKKIEEEFKDTLTKVKEILKDHIKEVNLSATLIKEPSAIIIDSNDPTYQMQKIMLSMGQEVKEIKPILELNPNNKIVQNLKNLEPEKLEKISILLFEEAMLTSGMPSKNPRKFINIINELIEKDLL; this is encoded by the coding sequence ATGAAAAAACAATTTGATACAGAAGTAAATGATTTGCTTTATTTAATCATCCACTCTCTTTACTCCCATAAAGAAATATTTTTAAGAGAATTGGTATCAAATGCGTCTGACGCCATTGATAAACTCAAGTTTTTAAGCTTGACAAACGAAAAATTTAAAAACATTACTCTAGAACCAAAAATAGAAATATCATTTGATGATAAAAGCATCCTAATTAAAGATAATGGAATAGGAATGGATGAACAAGATTTAACTAATCATCTTGGAGTAATTGCAAAATCAGGAACTAAAGAATTTATTAACAATTTAAAACAAGATGAAAAAAAATCTGCAAGTTTAATTGGCCAGTTTGGAGTTGGATTTTACAGTGCATTCATAGTATCAGAAAAAGTAGAAGTTACATCAAAAAAAGCGCTAGAAAGCTACGCTTATATTTGGTCTAGCGACGGTAAAACAGGATATGAAATAGAAAAAGCAAAAAAAGAAGAGACAGGCACAGAAATAAAACTTTATCTTAATAAAGAAGGCCTTGAGTATGCCAATAAATGGAAAATTCAAGAAATTATCAAAAAATATTCAAATCACATAAATTATCCCATTTATATTAAATACAGCGAACCTATAATGAAGGACGGGAAACAAGAGGGAATAGAAGAAAAAGAAGAAAAATTAAATGAAACCACTGCTCTTTGGACAAAAAATAAAAGCGAAATTAAAGCAGAAGAATACAATGAATTTTATAAAAATACAACCTTTGATTATGAAAACCCATTGATGCATATTCATACAAAAGCCGAAGGAAATTTAGAATATACTAATTTATTTTATGTCCCAAGTAAAGCTCCTTATGATTTATATTACCCAAACACTAAACCTGGGGTAAAGCTATTTATAAATAGAATCTTTATTACAGATTCTGAAGGCAGTTTACTTCCAAACTATCTAAGATTTATAAAAGGAATTATAGATTGCCAAGATTTACCGCTTAATGTAAGTAGAGAAATTTTACAGCAAAATAAAATTTTATCTAAAATAAAATCATCTTCTGTAAAAAAAATACTAAGCGAGCTTGAAAAGCTAAGCAAAAAAAACTCTGAAAAATTTTCAGAGTTTTCTAAAGAATTTGGGAGATGCATTAAAGAAGGTGTTTATTCTGACTTTGAAAACAGAGAAAAACTTATCTCATTAATAAGATTTAAATCTTCAAGTGTAGATGGGTTTGTGTCTTTTAAAGAGTATAAAGAAAGAATGAATGAAAGCCAAAAAAGCATTTACTATATAACAGGTGGTAAAGAAAATATATTAAAAGAAAACCCAATAGTAACTGCTTATAAAGAAAAAGGATTTGAAATCCTAATCATGGACGATGAACTTGATGAGGCTATCTTAAATCTAATTCCAGAATACGAAGGATTAAAACTAAAGGCAATAAACAAAAATGAAACTAGCAACGAATTAAAAGATGAAAATTTCAAAAAAATTGAAGAAGAATTCAAAGATACCCTTACAAAAGTAAAAGAAATCCTTAAGGACCACATAAAAGAAGTCAATTTATCAGCAACACTGATAAAAGAGCCTTCAGCAATAATAATTGATAGCAATGATCCAACTTACCAAATGCAAAAAATCATGCTGTCAATGGGACAAGAAGTAAAAGAAATTAAACCAATACTTGAATTAAACCCTAATAACAAAATAGTCCAAAATTTAAAAAATCTAGAACCTGAAAAATTAGAAAAAATAAGTATTCTACTTTTTGAGGAAGCTATGCTAACTTCAGGAATGCCTAGCAAAAATCCAAGGAAATTCATAAATATAATAAACGAACTTATAGAAAAGGACTTGTTATAA
- the gnd gene encoding decarboxylating NADP(+)-dependent phosphogluconate dehydrogenase → MDVGIYGLGVMGGNLALNIADNGFNVSVYNRDSEKTEIFVKQNSHKKINGFKDIESFVKSLKTPKKIILMVTSSAVEKVVEQILPFMNKSDIIIDGGNSHYKSTMRLEKELFARDIYFVGLGISGGDRGARFGPALMYGGSKSAYEILEPMLNKIAAKTKNNDICSTYIGENGSGHYVKMIHNGVEYADMQLISEVYFFMKKAFNLDNSKISEVFEKWNEGDLSGYLLEITSKILRYKENNEYLVDKILDIANQKGTGVWTSIDALESSMPVNLIVESVFSRFMSGLKHERIIASDLLKMDTASFEFELSDWILDLYYALLVSKIVAYAQGFMMLKTASVNYGWDLNLGKISLVWREGCIIRSSFLDKIKLAYDKNPHLINLLFDDYFLDLLKNNHKSLRRIISKASEIGIPLPAFYASLSFLDSYSTNYLPSNLIQAQRDFFGAHSFERLDSKRGEFFHSDWQ, encoded by the coding sequence ATGGATGTAGGAATTTATGGACTTGGTGTTATGGGCGGCAATTTAGCTCTAAATATTGCTGATAACGGTTTTAATGTTTCTGTTTACAATAGAGATAGTGAAAAAACTGAAATTTTTGTTAAACAAAATTCTCATAAAAAGATAAATGGCTTTAAAGATATTGAATCTTTTGTTAAAAGCTTGAAAACTCCAAAAAAAATTATCTTAATGGTGACAAGTTCGGCTGTAGAAAAGGTTGTTGAACAAATTTTACCCTTTATGAATAAATCAGACATAATTATTGATGGTGGAAATTCTCATTATAAGAGCACAATGAGATTGGAAAAAGAATTGTTTGCCAGGGACATTTATTTTGTAGGACTTGGAATTTCTGGAGGGGATAGAGGGGCAAGATTTGGTCCTGCTTTAATGTATGGAGGAAGTAAATCAGCTTATGAAATTCTTGAGCCTATGTTAAATAAAATTGCAGCTAAAACTAAAAACAATGATATTTGTTCAACTTATATTGGAGAGAACGGGTCTGGACACTATGTTAAAATGATACATAATGGAGTGGAATACGCTGATATGCAGCTTATCAGTGAGGTTTATTTCTTCATGAAAAAAGCTTTCAATTTAGATAATTCAAAAATTTCTGAAGTTTTTGAAAAGTGGAATGAAGGCGATCTTTCAGGTTATTTACTAGAAATAACTTCTAAGATTCTCAGGTATAAAGAAAATAATGAATATTTAGTTGATAAGATTTTAGACATTGCAAATCAAAAAGGCACTGGTGTTTGGACATCTATTGACGCTCTTGAATCTAGTATGCCTGTAAATTTAATTGTTGAATCCGTTTTTTCAAGATTTATGTCGGGGTTAAAACATGAAAGGATTATTGCCAGCGATTTGCTTAAGATGGATACTGCTTCTTTTGAGTTTGAGCTTAGTGATTGGATTTTAGATCTTTATTATGCTCTTTTGGTTTCAAAAATAGTAGCTTATGCTCAAGGTTTTATGATGCTTAAGACTGCATCTGTGAATTATGGTTGGGATTTAAATTTGGGTAAAATTTCTTTGGTTTGGAGAGAGGGTTGTATTATTCGTAGCAGCTTTTTAGATAAGATTAAATTAGCTTATGATAAAAATCCTCATCTTATTAATTTGCTTTTTGATGATTATTTTTTGGATTTATTAAAAAATAATCACAAGTCTTTAAGAAGAATAATTTCAAAGGCTAGTGAAATTGGGATTCCTTTGCCGGCATTTTATGCCAGCCTTTCGTTTTTAGATTCTTATTCCACTAATTATCTGCCTTCTAATCTAATTCAAGCACAAAGAGATTTTTTTGGTGCTCATTCTTTTGAAAGATTAGATTCAAAACGAGGTGAATTTTTTCATAGCGATTGGCAATGA
- a CDS encoding DUF3996 domain-containing protein: MKKIFTLFIIIANISTNSFAKDSYLNRGIGFGASIGNPIINLIMSFPFIDFEIGYGGSNGINLSGPKLESKFYDFNLLAIAALDFIFTISLIKNLNLGIGIGGNISISSQTSKLINVELGFGTRIPLVIFYDITENLEIGIKIAASIEFISNTRSLAQHRTYSGIKSNFAGGIFAKYYIF, translated from the coding sequence GTGAAAAAAATCTTTACATTATTTATCATAATTGCAAACATATCCACAAATAGTTTTGCAAAAGATTCATATTTAAACAGAGGAATTGGCTTTGGAGCAAGTATTGGAAATCCAATTATTAACTTAATAATGTCATTTCCTTTCATTGATTTTGAAATAGGCTATGGTGGTAGTAATGGAATAAATTTATCAGGCCCTAAACTTGAATCAAAATTTTATGATTTTAATTTATTGGCAATAGCAGCACTTGATTTCATTTTTACAATATCTTTGATAAAAAACTTAAATTTAGGAATTGGAATAGGAGGAAATATAAGCATATCGTCTCAAACATCTAAATTAATAAATGTAGAATTGGGATTTGGAACAAGAATTCCACTGGTTATTTTTTATGACATTACAGAAAATTTAGAAATAGGCATAAAAATAGCAGCTTCAATAGAATTTATCTCAAACACAAGATCTCTTGCTCAACACAGAACCTACTCGGGCATAAAATCAAACTTTGCTGGGGGAATATTTGCTAAGTACTATATCTTTTAA
- a CDS encoding DUF3996 domain-containing protein codes for MRTKIIIMSIIILLAPISGFSNSKEFARGKFGAGIILPLPIALQINIGNFDLDIGLYSGVNNLFSDWKTLFIALDYIFYIHTFPGAASILDFSVGAGGYGTIWFSRFGGSKSGSGPMSIGARLPLALNIAVFRKKFDIFLRIAPGLGMNIWNNGIGFRWEVFAGLGLRFWFT; via the coding sequence ATGAGAACAAAAATAATTATTATGTCAATTATTATTTTATTAGCCCCAATCTCAGGATTTTCTAATTCAAAAGAATTTGCAAGGGGTAAATTTGGAGCAGGAATTATACTTCCATTACCAATTGCTCTACAGATTAATATAGGAAACTTTGATCTTGACATTGGTCTTTACAGCGGAGTAAATAATTTATTTTCAGATTGGAAAACACTGTTTATAGCATTGGACTATATTTTCTACATACATACATTCCCAGGAGCTGCTAGTATTTTGGATTTTTCAGTTGGAGCAGGGGGATATGGAACAATATGGTTTTCAAGATTTGGAGGCAGTAAATCGGGATCTGGACCAATGAGCATTGGAGCAAGATTGCCATTGGCTTTAAATATTGCAGTATTCAGGAAAAAATTCGACATATTTTTACGAATAGCACCAGGACTTGGAATGAACATTTGGAATAATGGGATTGGATTTAGATGGGAAGTATTCGCAGGATTGGGACTAAGATTCTGGTTTACTTGA
- a CDS encoding BAPKO_0422 family outer member beta-barrel protein: MQNKNKLIKLLIIITLFFNVENIFTNEKSKNNITSPKIESLKTKTKIKFGFILPYPTAIEFSINNFDIGIGVTILSVSEFFPKSPIELLFKIYCDYMFLNLRIKDSNFIFFLGSGIFFEIGKITNPNLTTVSSEITYKIGIGFPLGIIYEAYYDIIEIIIKTTPSIFIGQLPNGNLIFPIKGNFSIGIKGSLKI, from the coding sequence ATGCAAAATAAAAACAAATTAATCAAATTATTAATAATAATTACATTATTTTTTAATGTTGAGAATATTTTCACAAACGAAAAATCTAAAAACAATATAACTAGCCCAAAAATAGAAAGCTTAAAAACAAAAACTAAAATAAAATTTGGTTTTATTCTACCTTATCCTACTGCAATAGAATTCAGCATTAATAACTTTGATATTGGGATAGGAGTAACAATATTGAGTGTCTCAGAATTTTTTCCAAAATCACCAATAGAATTGCTATTTAAAATATATTGTGACTATATGTTCTTAAATTTAAGAATTAAAGATTCAAATTTTATCTTTTTCCTGGGGTCTGGCATATTTTTTGAAATAGGCAAAATTACAAACCCAAATTTAACAACTGTTTCTTCTGAGATTACCTATAAAATCGGAATAGGCTTTCCCTTGGGAATAATATATGAAGCTTATTATGACATTATTGAAATTATAATAAAAACAACACCATCGATTTTTATTGGCCAACTACCCAACGGAAATTTAATATTTCCAATAAAAGGTAATTTTTCTATCGGAATAAAAGGCTCTCTTAAGATATAG
- a CDS encoding chemotaxis protein CheW, which translates to MGTDSDVQDSLSQYLLFSLDELYAIEIKYVVEVLEYTKISKIPRTPNYMAGIINNRGKIVPIIDIRKQFGMSDRVVDEDEKKRNKGVNISNIIILNLVYEGDEFNLGILVDYVNEVLELDPFSIDDAPKIGSGFNSKFISGIGKSNDKFIIILNVENLFDVKELSKFRNTTIYDPEYQQQ; encoded by the coding sequence ATGGGCACAGATTCAGATGTGCAAGATTCTTTAAGTCAGTATCTTTTATTTAGTTTGGACGAACTTTATGCTATTGAGATTAAATATGTTGTTGAGGTTTTAGAATATACTAAGATATCAAAAATCCCAAGAACTCCCAATTACATGGCAGGAATAATAAATAATAGGGGTAAAATTGTTCCAATAATTGATATTCGAAAACAATTTGGAATGAGCGATCGTGTTGTTGATGAGGATGAAAAAAAGAGAAATAAGGGAGTTAACATTTCAAATATTATTATATTAAATTTAGTTTACGAGGGAGATGAATTTAATCTTGGAATTTTAGTAGATTATGTCAATGAAGTTCTTGAATTAGATCCATTTAGTATTGATGATGCGCCTAAGATTGGATCAGGGTTTAATTCAAAATTCATTTCAGGAATTGGCAAGAGTAATGATAAGTTTATTATTATTTTAAATGTAGAAAATTTATTTGACGTTAAAGAGCTTTCTAAATTTAGAAATACAACAATATATGATCCCGAATATCAGCAGCAATAG
- a CDS encoding STAS domain-containing protein encodes MIYRPEGELVINSIFKVKEDLLHIFKKMKEGDTLTIDLSNVEKIDITFIQILYASNKYAKNRNLFVKIEYPSDEVLSSLIYGGFLVDIEDVDSFDLGLSLVGF; translated from the coding sequence ATGATTTATAGGCCGGAAGGAGAGCTTGTAATAAATAGTATTTTCAAGGTAAAAGAAGATTTGTTGCATATTTTTAAAAAAATGAAAGAAGGGGATACTCTTACCATTGACCTTTCAAATGTTGAAAAAATAGATATTACTTTTATACAAATTTTGTATGCATCTAATAAATACGCTAAGAATAGAAATTTGTTTGTAAAAATTGAGTATCCATCCGATGAGGTTTTAAGTTCATTAATATATGGCGGGTTTTTAGTAGATATTGAAGATGTTGATAGCTTTGATTTGGGACTTAGTTTAGTTGGATTTTAG
- a CDS encoding chemotaxis protein CheA encodes MDSSDVIDKFKSSFKEESIENISDIEQALLNLEVSSDQDIINSIFRNLHTIKGSSGMFGFNFTASLVHEIETVLDVIKNGKTTFNQAAIDATLMSVDFIRELIEGDEAISEIDFDKRKQFLVNEIKKVLEISNEVKDAFQEALENDSSKSDNSSVLEESVKINLDNKFDDEALKSEFKSYKILFFPARGILFHGHKPINLLSKLINLGIGYVKAKVNNIPDLELISPDNVYVDWEIRLDTEENRESIEDIFTFLDSQSKIDIQELDKSLEPDECNNVELKNFNLLRLDRSSTDPDNSSFKKSEFIGKSFFNGDKNRSNVQDDTARSKVNIASIKVDSKKLDHLVNLVGELVTIQSKLSKEAENRNSNILNSISAEFSLLINELRDYTTGLRTVPIEILFVKFQRIVKDLSNSLGKSIIYHAYGGDTVLDKSIIEKLNEPLVHLIRNSIDHGIESSQERESLGKDPKGIIKLSACQSGDSVIVIIEDDGRGLDKNKIIKKAIERNIISDSVAKTLSDIDVYNLIFEPGFSTASSVTDISGRGVGMDVVKKQVESLRGNVVLESEFGKYTRTKLIFPLTLAIIEGWLVRVKDEHFIIPLSNVESCLESNKLISQIDGVETKNNVMNYRGSMISYIRLREFFQVSSEKSLNEQVVVVSTNSGKMGIVVDEVLGQHQTVIKALGKIYSRVEGVSGATILGDGSLALVVDIDAITKLIK; translated from the coding sequence ATGGATAGTAGTGATGTGATTGATAAATTTAAGAGTTCCTTTAAGGAAGAATCAATAGAAAATATTTCAGATATTGAGCAAGCACTTCTTAATCTTGAGGTAAGCTCAGATCAAGATATTATTAATTCTATTTTTAGAAATTTACATACCATAAAGGGAAGTTCTGGTATGTTTGGCTTTAATTTTACAGCATCGCTTGTCCACGAAATAGAAACAGTTCTTGATGTTATAAAAAATGGTAAGACTACTTTTAATCAGGCCGCTATTGATGCTACCTTGATGTCTGTTGATTTTATTAGAGAGCTTATTGAAGGTGATGAAGCAATTTCTGAGATCGACTTTGATAAGCGTAAACAGTTTTTGGTAAATGAAATTAAAAAGGTTCTTGAGATTTCTAATGAGGTTAAGGATGCTTTTCAAGAAGCTTTAGAAAATGATTCTTCAAAGTCTGATAACAGCTCGGTTTTGGAAGAGTCTGTTAAAATAAATTTAGACAATAAATTTGATGATGAGGCTTTAAAGTCTGAATTTAAAAGTTACAAAATTCTTTTTTTTCCAGCTAGGGGTATTTTGTTTCATGGGCACAAGCCTATAAATTTATTGAGTAAGTTGATTAATTTGGGTATTGGCTATGTTAAAGCCAAAGTAAACAACATTCCTGATTTAGAGCTTATTTCTCCTGATAATGTTTATGTTGATTGGGAGATAAGGCTAGATACAGAAGAGAATAGAGAGAGTATTGAAGATATTTTTACATTTTTAGATTCTCAATCAAAAATTGATATTCAAGAATTGGATAAATCTTTAGAGCCAGATGAATGCAATAATGTAGAGCTTAAAAATTTTAATTTATTGCGATTAGACAGAAGCAGCACAGATCCTGATAATTCTTCGTTTAAAAAATCGGAATTTATTGGGAAATCCTTTTTCAATGGAGATAAAAACAGATCTAATGTTCAAGATGATACTGCTAGAAGCAAGGTTAATATTGCTAGTATTAAGGTAGATTCTAAAAAGCTTGATCATTTGGTAAATCTTGTTGGAGAGCTTGTTACAATACAATCAAAACTTTCAAAAGAAGCTGAAAATAGGAATAGCAATATTTTAAATTCAATATCAGCAGAATTTTCTTTGCTTATTAATGAGCTTAGAGATTATACAACGGGGCTTAGAACAGTTCCTATTGAGATTTTGTTTGTAAAATTTCAAAGGATAGTAAAAGATCTGTCTAATAGCCTTGGTAAGTCAATTATTTATCATGCTTATGGAGGCGACACTGTTCTTGACAAGAGTATTATTGAAAAGCTAAATGAGCCTTTAGTTCATTTAATTCGCAACTCAATAGATCATGGAATTGAATCGTCTCAAGAGAGAGAAAGTTTAGGGAAAGATCCCAAAGGTATTATTAAGCTTTCAGCCTGTCAATCTGGAGATTCTGTTATTGTTATTATTGAAGATGATGGAAGAGGTCTTGATAAGAATAAAATAATTAAAAAAGCCATAGAGCGCAATATAATTTCTGACTCAGTTGCCAAAACTTTATCAGATATTGATGTTTATAATTTGATTTTTGAGCCTGGATTTTCAACTGCAAGCTCTGTTACTGATATATCAGGCCGTGGAGTTGGCATGGATGTTGTTAAAAAACAGGTTGAATCCTTAAGGGGAAATGTTGTGCTTGAAAGTGAATTTGGCAAATATACTAGAACTAAGTTAATTTTTCCATTGACTTTGGCTATTATTGAAGGTTGGCTTGTCAGAGTAAAAGATGAGCACTTTATTATTCCTCTTTCTAATGTTGAGTCTTGTTTGGAATCTAATAAGTTAATTTCTCAAATAGATGGAGTTGAAACTAAAAACAATGTAATGAATTATAGGGGCAGCATGATTAGTTATATTAGGCTTAGAGAGTTTTTTCAGGTTTCTAGTGAGAAGAGTTTAAATGAGCAAGTTGTTGTTGTAAGTACAAATAGCGGGAAAATGGGCATTGTGGTTGATGAGGTTTTGGGACAACATCAAACCGTTATAAAAGCTTTAGGTAAAATTTATTCTCGAGTAGAAGGGGTTTCTGGAGCTACTATACTTGGTGATGGAAGTTTGGCTTTAGTTGTTGATATAGATGCAATAACTAAACTTATAAAATAA
- a CDS encoding CheB methylesterase domain-containing protein, whose product MKILVIDIQGLIKQIFVRAFSKDNDVEILNAGFNSLNLINVFLQKFPDLVIIDENTARSNFGNSLNNVLNNISLPVVFIAQNEMFPNFGCLEQSKEKVRLIINKLNFKLTVDLFRSNYLALIKLELKNLGKNKLISSFEVKRIHAPDFSSNSKVELRKNSLNDSSIRKSYRVSDVINFAPKNDPDVIIKYQGLINKHKTGKIIVVGSSTGGTEALRIFLRSFKKDSPPIIIVQHMPGGFTRSFAKNLNNEFNIDIKEAEDGDILRPGLVIIANGSYHLIVKYSSGNYFVSLLDGPLVSRHKPSVNVLFRSAAMYAGSNAIGVILTGMGDDGAICMLEMKKNGAYTIAQDQETSVVFGMPMEAIKIGAVDKILPLSEIADHVLRRS is encoded by the coding sequence ATGAAGATATTAGTAATTGATATTCAAGGTCTTATAAAGCAGATTTTTGTTAGGGCTTTTTCTAAAGATAATGATGTTGAGATATTAAATGCTGGTTTCAATTCTTTAAATCTTATTAATGTATTTTTACAAAAGTTTCCAGATTTAGTTATTATTGACGAGAATACAGCAAGATCTAATTTTGGGAATTCTTTAAATAATGTTCTTAATAACATATCTCTTCCGGTTGTATTTATTGCGCAAAATGAAATGTTTCCAAATTTTGGATGTCTTGAGCAAAGCAAGGAAAAGGTTAGATTAATAATAAATAAGCTTAATTTTAAGCTTACAGTTGATTTATTTCGCAGTAATTATTTAGCTTTAATAAAGCTAGAGCTGAAAAATCTAGGCAAAAATAAATTAATATCTTCTTTTGAAGTTAAAAGGATTCATGCACCCGATTTTTCTAGTAATTCTAAAGTAGAGTTAAGAAAAAATAGTTTAAATGATTCAAGTATAAGGAAAAGTTATAGAGTTTCTGATGTTATTAATTTTGCTCCCAAAAATGATCCAGATGTTATTATTAAATATCAAGGCCTTATCAATAAGCACAAAACTGGCAAAATTATTGTTGTAGGCTCTTCAACAGGCGGTACAGAGGCGCTGAGAATTTTTTTAAGGTCTTTTAAAAAAGATTCTCCCCCAATTATTATTGTTCAGCATATGCCGGGAGGATTTACAAGATCTTTTGCAAAAAACTTAAACAATGAGTTTAATATTGATATTAAAGAAGCTGAAGATGGAGACATTCTTCGTCCAGGTCTTGTAATAATTGCCAATGGAAGTTATCATTTGATTGTAAAATATAGTAGTGGAAATTATTTTGTAAGCTTATTAGATGGGCCTCTTGTTAGTAGGCATAAGCCTTCTGTGAATGTGCTTTTTAGGTCTGCGGCAATGTATGCAGGCTCTAATGCTATTGGAGTTATCCTTACAGGTATGGGAGATGATGGTGCTATTTGTATGCTTGAGATGAAAAAAAATGGTGCTTATACTATTGCCCAAGATCAAGAAACTTCTGTTGTTTTTGGTATGCCAATGGAAGCTATAAAAATAGGAGCTGTAGACAAAATCCTTCCTTTAAGCGAAATAGCTGATCATGTTCTGAGGAGATCTTAG
- a CDS encoding response regulator, which yields MKKRILVIDDNRAIRQSVAYILEQNGFGVSEAKDGLEGVLKFKEAVGQGDKDFDLVITDINMPNLDGIGVIKQIREFGSFVPILVLTTESEQSKVDEGRKAGATGWLVKPFNPEALMKTISKIF from the coding sequence ATGAAAAAAAGAATTTTGGTTATTGATGACAATAGAGCAATAAGGCAAAGCGTTGCTTATATTTTAGAGCAAAACGGTTTTGGAGTCTCAGAAGCAAAGGATGGTTTAGAAGGAGTTTTGAAGTTTAAAGAAGCAGTTGGGCAAGGAGATAAAGATTTTGATCTTGTTATTACAGATATTAACATGCCCAATTTAGACGGCATTGGTGTTATCAAGCAGATAAGAGAATTTGGCAGCTTTGTTCCTATACTTGTTCTTACCACTGAATCTGAACAATCTAAGGTTGATGAAGGTCGTAAAGCGGGTGCTACTGGTTGGCTTGTTAAGCCTTTTAATCCTGAAGCTTTAATGAAAACAATCTCAAAGATATTTTAA